From Saprospiraceae bacterium, one genomic window encodes:
- a CDS encoding restriction endonuclease: protein MSKGKVRQAEFTRWFGPLLNALRDLGGSGRPKEVTERIARNLNIPDKVLEETLKSGTPRFANQVAWARQYLVWEGLLEENTRGIWTLSDKGRNTILSDEQGRQLFLKWVEIHQKARKDKTIVDLIIEPDEKDPENIEHSYTPSLLEVLQSVSPKGFEDICKRLLREHGFENVEVTGGSHDGGIDGYGTLELNPFVTIKVLFQCKRYKGTVSRAQVGDFRNAMFGRAEKGIILTTGSFSEDAKREASRDGAPPVELIDGQKLVELFEDKQLGVKPKTIYEVDLKFFEPYIERK, encoded by the coding sequence ATGAGTAAAGGAAAAGTAAGACAAGCAGAATTTACTAGATGGTTTGGACCATTGCTAAATGCACTTAGAGATCTTGGTGGCTCCGGGCGGCCTAAAGAAGTTACTGAAAGAATTGCAAGGAATCTTAATATTCCAGATAAAGTACTTGAAGAGACTTTAAAATCTGGTACTCCGCGATTTGCAAATCAAGTTGCGTGGGCTAGACAATATTTAGTATGGGAAGGGCTTTTGGAAGAAAACACCAGAGGAATCTGGACATTGTCAGATAAGGGGAGAAATACAATACTTTCTGATGAACAAGGAAGACAACTTTTTCTAAAATGGGTTGAAATTCATCAAAAAGCAAGAAAAGATAAAACCATAGTAGATTTAATTATTGAGCCGGACGAAAAAGATCCTGAAAATATTGAACACAGTTATACTCCAAGTCTATTAGAAGTACTTCAAAGTGTTTCACCTAAGGGTTTTGAGGACATTTGTAAACGACTTTTACGGGAGCACGGGTTTGAAAATGTTGAAGTAACAGGAGGTTCGCACGATGGGGGCATAGATGGTTATGGTACTTTAGAATTAAACCCATTTGTAACAATAAAAGTATTATTTCAATGTAAGCGATATAAGGGAACTGTATCACGAGCACAAGTTGGTGATTTTCGAAATGCAATGTTTGGAAGAGCAGAGAAAGGAATCATATTAACTACAGGATCTTTTTCAGAAGATGCCAAAAGAGAAGCATCAAGAGATGGAGCTCCACCAGTTGAGCTTATTGACGGACAAAAACTAGTCGAGCTTTTTGAAGACAAGCAACTGGGTGTTAAGCCTAAAACTATTTATGAAGTTGATTTGAAATTTTTTGAACCTTATATTGAGAGAAAATAA
- a CDS encoding sigma-70 family RNA polymerase sigma factor — MMHEFSKNSNDLDLAAACSQGDRRAQRILFERVKNPMFGICMRFAESRAAAEDLLQVGFIRVFRDIARYRGEGSLDGWVRRVFVRTAIEDYHRRKKLPQIVELDQLENFFFEPEYFDPDDPDAVIALLQKLPPGFRTVLNLAVLEEKSHEEIAHELGITASTSRSQLARAKAFLKKIVQKKLVLI, encoded by the coding sequence ATGATGCACGAATTTTCGAAAAATAGCAACGACCTCGACTTGGCCGCCGCCTGTTCACAGGGCGACCGACGGGCGCAGCGTATCTTATTCGAGCGGGTGAAAAACCCCATGTTCGGTATATGTATGCGCTTTGCCGAGAGCCGTGCCGCCGCTGAAGATTTGTTGCAGGTAGGCTTTATCCGCGTTTTCCGCGATATAGCGCGGTATCGCGGCGAAGGAAGTTTGGATGGTTGGGTGCGCCGTGTCTTCGTCCGAACAGCCATCGAGGACTACCACCGGCGGAAAAAACTGCCTCAGATCGTCGAACTGGACCAACTCGAAAACTTCTTTTTCGAGCCAGAATACTTCGACCCTGACGACCCAGATGCAGTCATCGCCCTCCTCCAAAAACTCCCTCCAGGCTTCCGCACTGTGCTGAACCTAGCGGTTTTGGAAGAGAAAAGCCACGAGGAAATCGCACACGAACTCGGCATCACGGCCTCGACCTCTCGCTCTCAACTGGCAAGGGCAAAGGCCTTTTTGAAAAAAATAGTTCAAAAAAAACTCGTTTTGATATGA
- a CDS encoding c-type cytochrome — MDKSVFIGFVLLFFLACQKEQQPPGLTEPEPLLALPPGFPTPNFPADNELTAARFALGKRLFYDVAMSRDSTVSCASCHAPGRAFSDSVAFSSGVGGLPGKRNAPTLANVAYQPYFTREGGVPTLEMQILVPIQEHNEFDLNIFLIAERLKTDSMYVRMSQEAYDRDPDFYIITRGIACFERTLVSGQSRFDAFFYQGKNDALTAAERRGKDLFFSEKTNCSSCHEGFNFTNYAFENNGLYENYPDPGRFRLTEDTADIARFKVPTLRNVGVTEPFMHDGSLPTLAAVVDHYNSGGKSHSHKSALVKPLGLTAQEKADLVAFLESLTDEKFISNPKFK, encoded by the coding sequence ATGGATAAAAGCGTTTTCATCGGTTTCGTTCTGTTGTTCTTTTTGGCTTGCCAGAAAGAACAACAGCCACCTGGGCTCACCGAACCAGAACCGCTTTTGGCTCTGCCTCCAGGCTTCCCGACCCCAAATTTCCCGGCGGACAATGAACTGACAGCAGCGCGTTTTGCACTTGGCAAGAGGCTTTTTTACGATGTGGCCATGTCGCGAGATAGCACGGTTTCCTGTGCCTCGTGCCATGCACCTGGACGTGCGTTTTCGGATTCGGTGGCCTTTTCGTCAGGGGTTGGAGGACTGCCGGGCAAGCGCAATGCGCCGACACTTGCAAATGTGGCTTACCAACCGTATTTCACCCGAGAGGGGGGAGTGCCAACGCTGGAAATGCAAATCCTCGTACCAATTCAGGAACATAACGAGTTTGATTTAAACATTTTTCTCATCGCCGAGCGGTTGAAAACCGACTCGATGTACGTCCGAATGAGTCAGGAAGCCTATGACCGCGATCCGGATTTTTACATCATCACTCGGGGTATCGCTTGTTTCGAGCGGACGCTGGTTTCAGGACAGAGCCGCTTCGACGCATTCTTTTATCAGGGAAAAAACGATGCACTGACGGCTGCTGAACGTCGCGGCAAGGACTTGTTTTTCTCCGAAAAAACGAACTGTTCGAGCTGCCATGAAGGGTTTAATTTTACAAACTACGCCTTTGAAAACAACGGCCTTTACGAAAACTACCCCGACCCCGGACGTTTCCGCCTGACTGAAGACACGGCAGACATCGCCCGTTTCAAAGTGCCTACGCTTCGTAATGTCGGCGTAACGGAGCCTTTCATGCATGACGGCTCGCTACCGACCCTGGCGGCAGTAGTCGACCATTACAATTCGGGCGGTAAAAGCCATTCCCACAAAAGCGCTTTGGTGAAACCGTTGGGACTGACAGCGCAAGAAAAAGCAGATCTAGTAGCGTTTTTAGAAAGTCTGACGGATGAAAAATTCATTTCGAATCCGAAATTCAAATAA